The Faecalibacterium prausnitzii genome includes a window with the following:
- a CDS encoding glycoside hydrolase family 105 protein: MTHEEILSMLGDYVDYLIANSSAEAPMWNIEKVRSGKPNKWNYIDGCMITACLSLYHTTGDKKYLDFSKQFIDYFVQPDGSIQTYDPKEYNLDNVNQGKNLFVLYDLYGEEKYRKAIDLIRSQLETQPRTKEGNFWHKDIYPWQVWLDGTYMAQPFYMEYETRFNKMQGCIDSYKQFMNIRRHMRDPKTGLYYHGYDESRAMYWADPETGCSPNFWLRAMGWFMVAMVDVLERMDEQLYNEYRGIQAMLKQTIEDVHKFQDEETGMFWQVMDHPGVEGNYLETSGTALFAYAVLKGVRLGLLPKRMAAWAEKAFYGTCDKYLSRNPDGSLQLDGICLVAGLGGKDHRDGSLAYYFSEPVVCNDAKGVGPLVLAYTEMIAR, translated from the coding sequence ATCGCCAATTCCAGCGCCGAAGCCCCGATGTGGAACATCGAGAAAGTCCGCAGCGGCAAGCCCAACAAGTGGAACTACATCGACGGCTGCATGATCACGGCCTGCCTGAGTCTCTACCACACCACCGGCGACAAGAAGTATCTGGACTTCTCCAAGCAGTTCATCGACTATTTCGTCCAGCCGGACGGCTCTATCCAGACCTATGACCCCAAAGAATACAACCTCGACAACGTGAACCAGGGCAAAAACCTGTTTGTTCTGTACGATCTTTACGGCGAGGAAAAATACCGCAAGGCCATCGACCTCATCCGGAGCCAGCTGGAGACCCAGCCCCGCACCAAAGAGGGCAACTTCTGGCACAAGGACATCTACCCCTGGCAGGTCTGGCTGGACGGCACCTACATGGCCCAGCCCTTCTACATGGAGTACGAGACCCGCTTCAACAAGATGCAGGGCTGCATCGACAGCTACAAGCAGTTCATGAACATCCGCAGGCACATGCGCGACCCGAAGACGGGTCTGTACTACCACGGCTACGATGAGAGCCGCGCGATGTACTGGGCCGACCCGGAGACCGGCTGCAGCCCCAACTTCTGGCTGCGGGCCATGGGCTGGTTCATGGTGGCCATGGTGGATGTGCTGGAGCGGATGGACGAGCAGCTGTACAACGAGTACCGCGGCATCCAGGCCATGCTGAAGCAGACCATCGAGGACGTACACAAGTTCCAGGATGAGGAGACCGGCATGTTCTGGCAGGTCATGGACCACCCCGGCGTCGAGGGCAACTATCTGGAGACCAGCGGCACAGCCCTGTTCGCCTACGCGGTGCTCAAGGGCGTCCGTCTGGGCCTGCTGCCCAAGCGGATGGCTGCCTGGGCCGAGAAGGCCTTTTACGGCACCTGCGACAAGTACCTGTCCAGGAATCCGGACGGCAGCCTGCAGCTGGACGGCATCTGCCTGGTGGCCGGTCTCGGCGGCAAAGACCACCGCGACGGCTCCCTCGCTTACTACTTCAGTGAGCCTGTCGTCTGCAACGATGCCAAGGGCGTCGGCCCGCTCGTGCTGGCCTACACCGAAATGATCGCCCGCTGA